The sequence AGGAAATCCAAAATCTGTGGAATTGATTTAAACATGTGATCAAACGAGCATTCTTTTAGTGGCTGCAACATTAACCACAggtatttaacaaataaatgttcaagTGCCAATACATTTGTGAATGATGCTTGTTCCAGATCTGCAGGGCACAGATTGCATGCGAACATTTGTGTGCATGCAATTCTATATCAGCAGCAGTGACTAAAGAAATGATGGAAGACAGTCAGACCACCACAAGAATCAATGGGCCCCGTGCAGCAATCTGTATTCAGAAATAAACATGGACAGCAGTAACATTACAAAACTCCCAGAATATAAAAAATtcagtatgcaataataaaaaaacaacttttaatttgcTCTGGAGCAAACAATATCTCAGTCTGATCATGGCGTATCATGATTTCCTTATTATCAACCAGTGATGACGAGGACGTTAATCGCAAAGTAGTGTCCACATGTGATGAGTGATATCATACAAAAACCTCCCGTGGGAATCCATCCAAATCCTTGCATACAAAATCCCACGACGGTGCAGGAAACCAGGCAAACGTGGAAGACTTGAAGGGCTTGAACATGGCTTTTGACAACACCTCATTACATCTGGCTTGTTTGTTCCTGAGTAGAAAATAAACAAGAGTTTTCAAGCCAATAATCACACAGCAGATCAATAGTTCATCGTGAGTTCATGAGGGCCACTGTGCTCTCGGGTTGCCCTCGGACCAGCTCAGAGAAGAACTCCAGCGCCAGCCGCACGTGAATAGGCACAAACACATAGGAGGTGTAAATGACCATGGCCACCATAGTAAAGAGGAGCGTGTTGAAGATGGACTGTTCCCACGGCTCCAGCACATAGATGCCTGTGATGAGCAGGTACTGATAGTACAGCCAGCCCACATACTCTCTCATGTTCTTCATATCCATGCGGAGGACCGACACAGCCGCGCTACGAGCTGCTGGGGGAAGACAACAGGGTGAGGCGCATCCTTACATACAATGACAATGGACACGACCACAACAGATGTGTAATAATGGTGCTTAGGAGTGGTATATGTCTTTAAAGGACCTGTCAAACAATGCCACATGAATTTATGACGTGAATGAGTGACTGCAGCATTCAGAAGGCTTGTGTATTCCAGTATTTATTTTTAGGGCCGTCGTCTACTGATAACAGTTTCATCATGTGAAACAAAATAACCATTATTGATACACACACTGACGTTCTATAAGCATGAAAACATGTCCTGTTATGACAACTGGACAGTCAGTAGATGTTTCCATCACTGCACTGATGGAAACGCCAAATTTTGATTGaaaaaatcccttaattcgcaAGTGGTTTAATGCCTgatttctgtataattgtcttaCATGACTGCGTTCTTAAACAGCAGCATCCGCCCCTAAAGTaatgcctgcatttattttgtttttgagtcttttattacatatgaaaattattatatttagtagcctctcctacttttcttagtgatatttactGCCAGTTTATCAGGAGGTGATGATTTCGCTGGATGGAAACGCTgcatatttgcaaatattttattcgattttgtgcataagttaaatttgcaactttggatggaaacccaacTAGTGAGAACGGAATCTTAGTCTTTAAGTGAGTGTTGTGGTAATATTACATTACTGGTAGTTTATTTTTCCCCAGCAGTAAGCACATCAGGGACCATCTGACCTTTGTAAGGCAAAGTGTGCATGAAGAGAGTGATGGGATGAAACGAGCCATGTTTAAATGTGCTAATTGTTGATGTGAAGCTCAAGGGCAATGTGCAAAGCCCTGCAGGAACACGTCTGCTCCCTCTCTGAGAACTCATGTCAACAGCAAGGAAAACATTTACACTCCTGCTCATAAAATTCAGACTAATACAACAACTGGGTTGCATATTTGGATTTAAGATTGCATTATTATGGTAAATTATAAATCACATAAGGCTATACAGTTTAGCTACATAAAGTGAACATAGGtagtttacaaataattattttatttagtttcagtcATATTCAACCCTAATTCTGATTTAAATGAAACTGGTTAACTGAGATATTACCACATTAGGTTGTCCAGTAGATGATAGTATCCCTGCAGCTATAGACATAATAGTTTCTGTGGCATGAACTCAAGAGGACTCAAATAaagcataaacaaaacattatacaTAACAACGGACATCAGGCAGCAATGTCAACTGTCATAATTCCATATCCAGGCAACAGTTGAGACATTAAACATATTTCACCTGGATCCTTTTGTTGCACTGGTTGTTAACAGGACAGACTTTTTTtgatgcactaaataaaatatccTCAAGTAGAGGATACCGATGTGAATGTGCACATGCATGATAACAGTTCAACCGTGCATGAAAGAGAAGTATTCATAATGTTATGGCC is a genomic window of Cyprinus carpio isolate SPL01 chromosome B15, ASM1834038v1, whole genome shotgun sequence containing:
- the sptssb gene encoding serine palmitoyltransferase small subunit B, producing MDMKNMREYVGWLYYQYLLITGIYVLEPWEQSIFNTLLFTMVAMVIYTSYVFVPIHVRLALEFFSELVRGQPESTVALMNSR